From the genome of Fibrobacter sp. UWEL:
ACTCCGTATTGGGGTACTTTTCAATCACTTCCTTGTACAGTTCCTCGGCAGAATCAGGATCATGCTTAAATTCATCGTAGATGAAAGCCTTTGCATAGAGAGCTCGCAATACTCGAGCACTGTCCTTGGAATCCTGGATGATATTGTCCAGACGGGCCACTGCACTGTCCGTTTCGTCCAATTTGAACAAGAACAATTCCGCAATCTGGAACTCCGAACTAAAGAAGGAATTCATATTGGGAATGGAATCCTTAGCCTTATCCTCATCATTCTTGGAGCGCATGGCGATCAGGCGCTTCAGAGCATCACGACGTTCACGGCTTTCCTGACCATACTTACTGATGGATCTCGAAAGGAAGCTACTATCGTAATAGACCACGGCCCGGTCATAATTCATGGTCCTGGATTGCTCGTAGTCACCCAGGCAGAAATAGCTACGGGAAGCGTGTTCCGTTTTGGGATAATCCGTATTCACCTTTTGCAGGATCACCATGGCATCGGCCACCTTATCCCCAAGCATGGTCAATTCGCCAATACGTACCAGGAATTCAGGCTGCTTGGATTCAAATTCAGGATTCTTGAACAATTCCTTGTATTCATCAGCAGCAGGCAAATACTGTTTCTGGTTCGCCAGACATTCTGCAGCCTGTTCGCCGGCAGTCTGTCGTTCGCGAACATTCAGGAGCTTGATTTCTTCGGCAGTGTAGTGTTCACGAGCCTTCTCCCAGTCATCCTTCTTGAAGTATAGACCTGCCAGACGGAAATGAGCCTTCGCCCTCATGAAGGGAGTGCCGGCGGTATCTGCAAGGACCGCCTCCAGGGAGGCAATGGCCTGATCCGGGAACTCAGCCTGTTCATCCAGAAGGGACAGAAGATTCAATCCCTGGAAATAATAGGGATGGTCCTTGGAGGCAACCACCGGTTCCAAGGCAAAACGGCTGATGTTATATTCGTGGTTCTTGTAAAGGCAATAGGCACGTTGGTATTCCACAGCAGGCATGGAATCATGGTCTGCGAAATAACGTTCAAATTCGTCATACTTGGTAATGGCCTTATCCCATTCCAGCTTGTGACGGAAAGATTCGCCAATGAGGAAAACAGCTTCGGCAGAACGTTTCTTGTTCTTGGGGAAACGTTCCAAAACGCGGGAGCCCTTTTCGATAATCTTGTCGTATTTCTTGCGTTCTTCTGCGCCAGGCCTGGAGTTATCCGCCTCCGGGATGCTGTCCAAACGGGCTGTTCGCATTTCGGCAGCCTGTTCATCCAGACGTTCTGCATTGAACATATGGTTCAAGTAGGCGCAGCAAGTGCATCCCTCAAAGAGGAATGCCACAAGAGCAAGTATGATGAACCGAATACGAAGCATATGGGTCAAAAGATACAAAATCTGACTAGAACTGATTCAAGTACGTGATATAATCACAGAGTTTCAGTCCCGGCGGCATCACCGTCTTGTCGAAACGAATCATGCGGACTTCGGCAGGCTTACCCACCACGCGGGCGATCATCTCGAAGTTGTCCTGGGTTTCCCATACAGCTGCATCCAGCACAAGACCGTCACCGCAGTCCGTTTCGCCGGTGCTATTGCCAATGCCGGAAATTCTGGAATTCTGCTTCAGCAAGCGGGTAAATACTTCGGGAGCCATGCCCAGATGGTTGGAACTGGAGGAAGAATCATACACCACTACATGAACCTGTCGGAAATGATTCAGGGAGTCAAACACCACCGTATAGGTGTGCTTGTAAGGTGCATTGTAGAAGGATTCCTGCCAGACGTTATTCTTTACCGGCTTGAAGTTGGAGATGGAATACTTCTTGAAGAATTCCTTGGGAGTGGCACCATAGCGAACCACATAATGTCCCAGCATGGTGGTAAAGTCATGACTGGATGTGGGTCTGGATGCTTCACGAAGGCTATCCACCGCACGGCTCAAGTTGGCAGCCAAGCCGCTGGTTTCTCTAGAAACGGGAGCGGCACGAGTAACGTTCGCTTCCTGAATACGCTGCTGGATTTCCGGATACTCGGGATTGTTGCGCTGGATTTCCTGGAACTGCAGGCGAGCGCGATCATACTGGCGTCCCTTCAGGAAGGCTCGACCCAAAGCTTCCCTCAAGGGAAGATTATCGGGATAGCGTTCCACGAGAGGTTCCAGAATGTCGCAAGCGACCTGAGCGCGGTCCTGCGGAGACATAGCCATTCCAGCACCTGCTCCCGGCGGGGTCTTTTCGCCAAGGGTATTGGCCGCTTCCCGTGCAGGCAAGTATTCCGGACGGAAAGCCAAAATACGCTGGTAGATTTTCTCTGCAGTATCAAAATGGCCGTTGTATTCATTTAGGTAGCCCTGGAGCAAAAGCAGGCGGGCGTCCACCGGATACTGGGAAAGTGCATATTCCACCACTGCGGTACAACTATCCAAAAGTCCACTCTGGTGGTAAAGTTCAGCCAGCAGTTCATAAGCCTTGGGAGAATCTCCGTTGGAAAGGCTAATGACAGTTTTCAATTCCGTGGTGGCCTGGACGTTTCTGGATTCCTTCATCAGAAGTTCGCCATACCAGAGTCTCGTCTCATAAAGTGCCGGGGCTTTTTCGGTAGCAACACGAGCCAGTTCCTGAGCAGCGCCCATATTTCCAGACGTGTAAAGGGAACGGCTTTCCAGATAGGAAGAAATGCCGGAGCTGGGATAGCGTCCCTGAAGCTTGCCCGTAAGCAGGGAAAGTCGGTCCCTCTGGTTATCCGTCAGGGAGTCCATTTCAAACAAAGTATTAACAGCACCCCAGAGAGCGGGAGTGAAATCCGGATAGAGAATCACCACTCCATCGTAAATATCAAAGGCACTATTAAAGGATCCGTTACGAAACAATTCCTGGGCACGGCGCATCTCCGTCTGGACCTGAACCGGCATGGAGGTTATTTCGGACTTCAGGTCCGGGGTGTCACCACGGGCCACGGATGAACCCGCGGAAAGACCATAAGGGATGCCCCCTACGGTAATCTTGGAGGGGCCGTAATATTGATAGGCACGAAATCCTCCAAAGGCAAGGAGGGTTCCGCAGCACAATGCAAGGAAAAGGTATGCAGCCTTTTGAGCGGCAGAAGATGAAGTCGCCATAGGCAAAACCTAGCTTAGGTATCGAGGAAGTCAGCCAGCTTTTCTTTGTGTTCCTTGCTCTTCTGCAGGCGACGCAAAGTCTTGTTCTTGATCTGGCGGACGCGTTCACGGGAAAGTTTCAAGTCTTCGCCGATGTCCTTCAGGGTAGTATCTTCCACCGTATCCAGGCCGTAGAACATGCGAAGGATTTCTTCTTCACGCTGGGGCAGGCTGGACAAGGTTTCCTGGATGAGTTTCTTGCGTTCTTCACGTTCCAGATCTTCGTTCTGGTTACCGTCGGAACCCAGCACATCCATCAAGGTGCTCACGGACTCGCTGCTGCTAGAAACAGAAGCACTGTCACCGATGGGAGCATCCAGGGAGATATCCACAATTTTTTCCATCACTTCCACGATGTCCTTCTCATACGGGGAGAATTCATCCATGGCGATGGTACGTTCATAGTCACCATCATTCTGCATGAGGGCGCGCTTAAAGCGATTTACGAGGGCAAGCTTGTTAGGCGGAATTCGGACCGCCCCTACCTGTTCAAACAGGGCCTTCTGGATAGACTGACGGATCCACCACACTGCGTAGGAGATGAACTTCACGTCCTTGTCCATGTCAAAGCGCTTGGCAGCCTTGAACAGACCCAGGTTACCTTCGTTAATAAGATCCAGGAGAGAAAGACCGCGACCCTGATACTTGCGGGCAACACTGACCACAAAGCGAAGATTGCCGCGGATTAGGCGCTGAAGAGCGGACTTTCGAATTTCTTCTGTAGCTCCGGTCTTGATAATCGAAAGAAGAGCCGACTCTTCCTGAGGAGTAAGAGTCGGGAAACGATTCAAGTCCCGAAAGTATAGTGCTTCGTTTGCATCACTCATATATTCACCTATCAATCCAAATTGTACTTCTTTGGAATAATCCAATGAAGTTGCACAAATATGGTTTTTTATCCCAAATCCGTCAAATCTTTTAGTTTATCGTAAGGGTATATTCCCGAACTATGTCCATCACTGAAGGACAAAGTTGCGGCATAACGGCCTACAGACTGCACCTTTACAAGCTTTATATCGTTAGAAACGGTAGAATCATCAAGAGTCTTTACGCCAGTATGCTCATCCACGCACAGCGCACAGGGGCAAGCACAGCGCAAATCTCGGATAGAACAAGCACCGCGGGTACCGTCATTCCATTCCACGCCAAGTTTTCCATCGGGAGTTCTAAAGAATTTCTTCGGCTGTAACATAAACACTCCTTAGACGTTTTCTACCGGCAGCTGGTCAAATTCGTAATTGTAGCTCTTCAGGGTATCTGCGTTCTCGTGATCAAAAACAGAGATCGTACGGACCATGGAATCAGCCACCTGCATAAACACCTTGGCAGATTCAGAATTGGGGTACTTCAGCACAGCGGGAGTACCAGCATCACCACAATCGGCCACAGCAGGTTCCAGAGGGACCTTGCCAATGAGAGGCACGCCCCACTTCTTGGCGATGGATTCGCCGCCCCCCTGACGGAAGATGTAATGATGCTTCTCGCACTGGTCGCAGATAAAGTAACTCATGTTTTCCACGACGCCAATCACAGGCACGCCCACGTTATCAAACATGGCAATTCCCTTACGGCAGTCCGCAAGAGCAACTTCCTGAGGAGTGGTCACCACGACTGCTCCGGACATGGGGCAGTTCTGGGTGAGCGTCAGCTGGATGTCACCTGTTCCTGGAGGGAAGTCCACCAGCAGGTAGTCCAGCTTGCCCCAACGCACATGGTGGATGAAATGCTGGATCATCTGGCTTACCATAGGGCCGCGCCAGATGGTAGCCTTATCGGAGTCAGCAAACATGCACATGGACACAATGCTGATGCCGCCCTTGGCTTCCACAGGAGCGATGGTGTTATCCTCAAACACTTCGGGAGCCTTATCAATACCGAACATGAGGCCCATGCTGGGTCCATAAATGTCAGCATCCAGAATACCCACGCGGGCACCGGAGAGGCTCAAAGCCATTGCCAAATTTGCAGTCACAGTAGACTTACCCACGCCACCCTTACCGCTGGCCACCGCCACCACATGGGAAACTTCACCAATGTGGGAATCCTGGGGAGCCTTTGCCGCAGAGTTACCCGTTGCAGAGCCGCCTTCCTTGGCGGTAAATGTCACGTTCACTTCGGATGCACCCAGGCTCTTTACGATAGCAATACACTGGTCCTTGAACTGGTCACGGATCGGGCAAGTGGGCGTAGTAAGACGCAGGTCAAAACTAACCTTGTCCCCTTCGATTTTCAGATTCTGCACAAAGTCCAGTTCCACAATGTTTCTGTGGAGGTCAGGATCCTGCACGGCGCAAAGCGCCTTCAAAATGGTTTGTTCGTTCAGCTGCATATTAACCTAAGGAGAACTTCGGCATGCGAAGCAAATGAGTCATGCAAGGAGGCCATTCCTCTTCGTAATGGCTTACCAAAATAATAGTCGTTTCTGTAGACAGGAGCTGCAACAGATGGAAAATCTTTTCCCTATATTCACCCTTGAGTCCTTGGGACGGTTCGTCCAGTAATAGGACTTTCGGCGGGCGGATTGCCGCACGAGCCATTAGAACCAAGCGCTTGTCGATGGGAGACAAGGTACGAATATTCTGGTTCACATCTTCGAAACCCAAGTACTTCAACCATTCGCGGGCCTTGGACTTTTCTTCCCAAGTGGGATTGGCAGCCTTGCAGAGGTTGGGAGTAAAGCCCGTGAGAAGAACTTCCAGAATACTCAAGTCTTCGCGATACTGCAATGCCAGTTCCGGAGAGAAGAAACCCAGCTTGGCCTTGTGATCCCAAATGTTGAGACCATGGCCCGGGCGTTCTCCCAGGAGGGTAATGTCGTTGTTGTAAATCTGGGGATGGTCTGCGGTCAGCATGCCCAAAAGCGTACTCTTGCCGGCACCGTTCTCCCCCATCACGGCCCAATGCTCGCCCTTACGGACCGTCCAGTTCAAATTCTTAAGGACGTCTGTTTCACCGAAACGGACATTGATGTTCTTAAGGTCGAAAAGAACTTCAGCTTCTTCAACGCTAGATTCCTCACTGCGTTCGGAATGACACTTTGGCATGTCATCCTGAGCGGAGTCGCAAAGCGACGAAGTCGAAGGATCTAGCATTCCATTCAGTCGAACAACCTCGTAATCCTTCAGTTCCTTCTTGGTGAACTTCGGTTGTGCCGCAGCCTCGGGCAACTTACCCTCGTACTGAGTAAAGGTCTTGTCCCCGTAAACGAAGGCAGGGATTTCCGGCAGCAGTTCATCTTCGCGGGCCAGGCGCACCGCAATCTTCAGGCCGGTACCGCGGCTGCGGGCCAATTCAGCAACACAGCCAGCCAAGTGAGCACGATATTCCGGATCCAGACCGCCAAACAAATCATTGAAGTAAACCCATTCCGGATTTTCCATCCACATGCGGGCCAGCAGGACGCGACGCAATTCCCCGTTGGAAAGGCTCAGCAACTTGCGGTCCAGAATACCCGCTGCCAAGTCGGCAATTTTCAGGGCCTCGTCAAGTTTCGTGGGGTCCGTTTCCGGCCATGCCATATCGTCAATGTAACGATCAGTCTGCAAGAAGAATTTCTTATTCAACAGCAGGTTCTTTACCAGCGGAGCCTCTTCATCGTGAAGGCTAATAAAACGCTGCTGGAAGAAGGGAGCCAAAGCCTGCTGGATTTTTCGCTGAATAGCCTCCGACATAGTGGAGACCTTTTCTCGCTGATTCAAGAAATGAGTAATGACTCGGTCAAGATCCTCGCCTTCCGTGCTAAAAATCTGCACCTGCGGGAACTTCTCGATCAAAGCCTCAAAACGTTTAAATTCCATGGCGCCAAATGTAGCATTTTCGCAAAATGAAAAACTCCCGACGAACCATCGGGAGTTTCCAAAACAAGAGAGAAATCAGAACGGTCTTTAAAACTGTGTAAAGAATTCCCATGTAGCCTTGGGTACCCAAGACGTGGTAGAGCCAGGATCCTTATGATCCCAGATATGGCCACCATTCTGAGTACACCACTTCACAGGGAAGCGTTCATCCACAGTCTTGTAGTCATAGCAGAGATGAGGACCGGAGCCAGAGTATTCCTGAGCCTGTTCGCCACTAGCGTCCGTAAAGTTCGGACCGTTATGCTTCAAGGCTGTGTTACGTGCAGCACGTCCAAGGTCCGGGCGACACAGGTCATCCTGCAAGCCCAACACACCCATCCAGGCGATAGACTTACCAGAATGTTCCGGGACCCAGATATTGATTTCTGCAGTTTCGTAAACAGCTACGCCACGAAGCACATGCTGACGATTACGAGACAAACCATTGGTGAACATGGAACCATAGCTAAAGCCAGAGGAGAATACGCGAGAGGAGTCAATACAGAGATTGCTCTGGAGATCTGCCAGAAGTTCATCGAACAAGGTGTAGTCATCCTGAGCCCAGGGAGCCTGATTACCATTACCTTCCGGAGCCACGAAGATGGTGGTCTTTTCGGTATCCAGCGGTTTCATGCCATAGTAACCTTCCTGCTGGACGCCACCGGCCCAACCGCCCATGCAGTGCATACCGAACACAAGACGATAAGGCTTGTTGTTATCGTAGTTGTCAGGAATATCGATGCGGATGGTACGCTTGCCCTTGCTCCACTGGAAATCATAGCTGCCAGACTTCACGCGATTCCAAGTCTTGCCACAACCACGAGTAGGAACAGGAGCATTACCCTTAGCCCAACCAAATTCATAAGTTTCTTCAGTACCGGCAGCTTTTTCCAAAGTCAATTCCACGTTGGTATCAAGATTTGCCAAGGCAACAGTCAATGTATCGTAGCCCTCGGCAATGACCCGCAGGTTATCGCCGGTCTCTTCTTTCTTGAGGGTCTTAACAGCGGGGACTCCATAAGTGGCGCCATAAGAGCCATGAGCCGTAAATTGAACATCCTGCACAGCGGAACCCATCTGGACCTGACCAAAATAGGATCCTTCAGCCTTCACGTAACCGCGAAGATCCACCTCGCCGGAACCGTAAAAAGACTTGCTCATCACACTGTTACCAAGAGCATCGAAAATTTGGACTTTCACAGGGCCAGAACTGCTCTGAGCAAAGGAAAGCACGCCGTTGTTCACGCCCACAAAACCAGGAGCAGAAAGGGTACGAATTCCATCGGTACCACTACCCATAGGCTTGTCGCGAAGAGTGAAACTTCCAACGCCATCAGTTGTTGTAGAAAGATTATTCTTTACCAAACTGACAGAAGCACCCTTAACCGCCTTTCCCTTGGCGTCAGAAACTGAACCTGTCAAAATGAATGCATTAGCCGACGTGGCAGAAATAGCCAGTGCAAGGCCCATTGAGGCAAAACCCAAAAATCTCATTACATACTCCTTTTGAACACACCACTGTTCAAGCTATAAAGTATATCCGATGGCAATCCGAATCCATAGCCACAGCAATCATTTCATGGACAATCTATCCAAGCCTTCAAAACTTTGCTATTTTGCGAGGAAATGAACGATTTACTGCAAAAAGCAATTGACGGAGCCAGTAGCTCCGATGCAAAATACCGCCTTACCCCTGCCGAGGGACTGAAACTCCTTACGGAAACTCCCTGGACCGAAGTTGTGGAAGCGGCCAACAAGGTTCGCCACATTCGCCTCCCCGGCAACAAGGTGGGCTATACCGCTTTTCGCATCGTCAACTACACCAACGTCTGTGAAATCACCTGCAGTTTCTGCAGTTTCTGTCGGCCCGAAAAAAGCCCCGAGGCATACGTCCTAAGCCTGGACGAAATCCGCCAGAAAACCATCGAGGCAAAAGCAAAGGGCGCCGACCACATTTTCCTGCAGGGTGGCGTCAACAAGAACATTCCTCTTTCCTACTACACCGACGTACTCCAGATGCTGACCCAGGAAATGGGTGTTAGAGTCCGCGGATTCTCCCCGGTGGAGCTGGTAAGAATTGCAGAGTTTAATAAGATCAGCCTGGACGATCTGCTTGAGATTTTTAAACAAGCTGGACTGAGTTCCGTCCCTGGCGCAGGAGCAGAAATTCTCAGCGATCGCATGCGTCAATTCCTAAGTCCCAAGAAGTTAACCGCCCAGCAATGGTGCGACACTCTGGCAGCCTGCCACAAGAAAGGCCTTCCCGGAAGCGCCAACATCGTGTTTGGCAGTATGGAAACCCCCGAGGAAATTATCGAACATCTTGAATTTGTTCGTAAAACCCAGGATAAGGCTGTCGCCGCAAACGTCTCCGGCTTCAATAGTTTTGTGGTCTGGACCTTCCAACCTCAAACGGACAAGTTCCCCATCCGCCACGTTCGGGGAGACGAATACCTGAAACTTCTGGCACTTTCCCGCCTCTATCTGGACAATGTCCCCCACATTGAAGTTTCCCTGCTGGGAATGGGCCTCTCCCTAGGTGAATTAGGGCTCCACGCCGGCGCCGATGACATCAACAGCATTGTCATTGAGGAAAACGTGCTGACCAATCACGGTCTCACCTCCATCGAGGCAGCCGAAAAGTTTATTCAGGACGCAGGATTTACCCCCTACCGCCGTAGTCTGAATTTCGACTAAATTCAAAAGTCTCGCGCCTAAAAATTTGGTATTTTTAGGCCATGAAAAAATTGTTGACAGCTTGTATGGCTCTTGCAGCCATGACTTACGCCCGTCCGTCCCTGCAGTTTGACAGGGATCGTATTGAGATGGGCAATACTTTTGGCGTCCAGCTTATTTTCCCCCTGCAGGACTTACCCGAAGATCACAGTGACCTGCAGTTTGAAACCCAGAATGGTTTTTCCCTCGTAAAGTTGGATAGTGCAGACCAGGTCATCCGCCAGCAATCCGATCCCTTTGAAGATTTCTTTGGTGGTAGGCACAGCCGAGGCAGTTACAAGGCCCGCGTTTACACGTTCACTCTTAAGGCACCGAAAAAAACAGGACGAATCAATTCCGGCACCATTTTTATGACCATCAATGGTCAGAAGGTGAACATCACCGGAGACATCGCTGTCAGCTTACAGCGTTCCTATAACGACGACGCTCTGGCCATCTCTCTAAAGCCAAACAAGACCACCATCTACGAAGGTGAACAGATTTACTTGAACCTGGGTTTCCACGCCTATGAACATTTCGCAGGCAACCTGCAGGCTCTGGATATGAGCACAGGTAACGACTTTATTGTCCACCGCAACGAAATGAACACCATCGAATGGAGCCCCGTAGAAGGCAATCCTCGTGAAAGAGAAGCAAGCTTCAAGTTCGCCTGGTTAAGCCCCACCAAGAGCGGCAACCTCCAGATTCCGCCCTTCAAGTTCAAGTACACCAAGGTCGGTGAACCTAAGGTTGTAGAAGAAAAGAAGCAGATGGGAGGTATGTCCTTCTCCAGCAGAACAGTAAAGCAGGAACCCGTCGATACGGAAACCGCATCCCAGCCCATCAAGATTACCGTAAAGCCTTTGCCTACCGAAGGCAAGCCCGCAGACTTTAGCGGCATGGTAGGTAACTACAGCTTTAAGGCAGAGCTGGACAAGACCAACCTGAAGGTGGGCGAAGCCATGACCCTGACCATTACCCTGAAGGGTGACGGAACTCCGGGCACCATCACGGACCCCAAGCTTCCCGACTTTAGCGACTTCCGCGCTGTCCCTCCCGAAAACAACATTACCAAGAAAATTTCTGGACAGAAGGTGGTTACCACCAAGACCACCAGCATTTTCCTCTACCCCAAGAAGAAGGGGGAATTCACCATCCCCGCCATTTCTTACAGCTGGTTCAATCCCGCCAAGAAGAAATATGAAACTACAACAGAAGGCCCCTGGAACATTGTAGTTGAAAAGGGTGAAACTCCTACTGCCGACGCCATCTTCCAGCCTCAAGTTGCAGCAAGCCCTGCAGGCGGCCCACCCGCCGTGCAGAAAAAGGAAATTGAAGCCCTGGGCTCCGACATCCGCTTTATCCATTCCATAAAAGGCATTTCCGCCAACAAGGCTCCTTACAAGGAACTCTGGTACTGGATTGCATTCCTAGCAGCAATCCCCGCTTACTTCGCCGTAGTATTCACCGTACGTAGCAAGCGCAAGCGTAATAGCAATACCGCACTGGTCCGCAAGAACCAGGCCAACAAGATGCTCAAGCAGCGCTTCGCCAAGGCCAAGGAAGCGCTCTCCAAGGGAGACGCCAAGGCTCTTTATGCAGCATTGGAAAACGGTCTGGTAGATTACCTCAGCGACTTGACCAACCAGGAATATAAGGGCATGACCCGCGACCAGATGAAGGCCGACCTGAAATCCAGAGGCGTCAAGGAAGAAACCATCGCCTCCATCGACAGCTGGCTGGAGAAGTGCGCATTCGCAAGATTCGCCCCCGTCAATCCTTCCGCTAGTGAACAGAGCCAGATGTTAAGCGATGTGGAAAAACTTTGCGAAAGCCTGAAGATTTAAGTCAAGAGTTTTGAATATGAAGAAAATGATTTGGATTCTAGTTGCAGCCGTCGCCATGATGAGTAGCGCCGCCTTCGCAAATGAAAGTTGTGCAGGCGTTGCCGCAGGCGAAAAGGCCTATAACGAAAAAGACTACGAAAGAGCCATCGACGAATGGCGTACCTGTGTCGACAACGGCATGGAAGATCCGGACTTATACTACAATCTGGGCAACGCCTATTTTAGAAATGGTAAGCTGGGATTTGCAGTCTACTACTATAAATCCGCCCTGAGACTTCGTCCCAACGATCCGGACATCCAGCACAATCTGGGATTCGCCACCGCCATGACCAAGGACAAGGTGGAAGAAGACGAGGAGGAAAACCCGCTTCTCTCCGGGCTCTTCAAGATTCACCACGCCCTTTCCCTGAAGGTTCAGCTATTCATCCTTCTGGGGCTGTTCTGGTGCTTCGTGATTTTCGCCATCGCAAGACGCCTGACTGGTAACGAAAAGACCCGCAAC
Proteins encoded in this window:
- a CDS encoding tetratricopeptide repeat protein, coding for MLRIRFIILALVAFLFEGCTCCAYLNHMFNAERLDEQAAEMRTARLDSIPEADNSRPGAEERKKYDKIIEKGSRVLERFPKNKKRSAEAVFLIGESFRHKLEWDKAITKYDEFERYFADHDSMPAVEYQRAYCLYKNHEYNISRFALEPVVASKDHPYYFQGLNLLSLLDEQAEFPDQAIASLEAVLADTAGTPFMRAKAHFRLAGLYFKKDDWEKAREHYTAEEIKLLNVRERQTAGEQAAECLANQKQYLPAADEYKELFKNPEFESKQPEFLVRIGELTMLGDKVADAMVILQKVNTDYPKTEHASRSYFCLGDYEQSRTMNYDRAVVYYDSSFLSRSISKYGQESRERRDALKRLIAMRSKNDEDKAKDSIPNMNSFFSSEFQIAELFLFKLDETDSAVARLDNIIQDSKDSARVLRALYAKAFIYDEFKHDPDSAEELYKEVIEKYPNTEYAKQAQVNLGMRVTLKTREDEAKERYLVAESLWTVASEIPLDQMDLVDSAYARAFEQFDSLYQAYPETQSGAQALYMKAMYFQMNPERMDSTQAVYKLLRSEYGQTPWGKQAAKMLNTRLTVTDEDIKRLRKRLKSSEEHINRLSAKYYEQLNKAPEEKQAEVKSKEDEILENTYNSMYDFE
- a CDS encoding esterase translates to MRFLGFASMGLALAISATSANAFILTGSVSDAKGKAVKGASVSLVKNNLSTTTDGVGSFTLRDKPMGSGTDGIRTLSAPGFVGVNNGVLSFAQSSSGPVKVQIFDALGNSVMSKSFYGSGEVDLRGYVKAEGSYFGQVQMGSAVQDVQFTAHGSYGATYGVPAVKTLKKEETGDNLRVIAEGYDTLTVALANLDTNVELTLEKAAGTEETYEFGWAKGNAPVPTRGCGKTWNRVKSGSYDFQWSKGKRTIRIDIPDNYDNNKPYRLVFGMHCMGGWAGGVQQEGYYGMKPLDTEKTTIFVAPEGNGNQAPWAQDDYTLFDELLADLQSNLCIDSSRVFSSGFSYGSMFTNGLSRNRQHVLRGVAVYETAEINIWVPEHSGKSIAWMGVLGLQDDLCRPDLGRAARNTALKHNGPNFTDASGEQAQEYSGSGPHLCYDYKTVDERFPVKWCTQNGGHIWDHKDPGSTTSWVPKATWEFFTQF
- a CDS encoding lipopolysaccharide assembly protein LapB: MATSSSAAQKAAYLFLALCCGTLLAFGGFRAYQYYGPSKITVGGIPYGLSAGSSVARGDTPDLKSEITSMPVQVQTEMRRAQELFRNGSFNSAFDIYDGVVILYPDFTPALWGAVNTLFEMDSLTDNQRDRLSLLTGKLQGRYPSSGISSYLESRSLYTSGNMGAAQELARVATEKAPALYETRLWYGELLMKESRNVQATTELKTVISLSNGDSPKAYELLAELYHQSGLLDSCTAVVEYALSQYPVDARLLLLQGYLNEYNGHFDTAEKIYQRILAFRPEYLPAREAANTLGEKTPPGAGAGMAMSPQDRAQVACDILEPLVERYPDNLPLREALGRAFLKGRQYDRARLQFQEIQRNNPEYPEIQQRIQEANVTRAAPVSRETSGLAANLSRAVDSLREASRPTSSHDFTTMLGHYVVRYGATPKEFFKKYSISNFKPVKNNVWQESFYNAPYKHTYTVVFDSLNHFRQVHVVVYDSSSSSNHLGMAPEVFTRLLKQNSRISGIGNSTGETDCGDGLVLDAAVWETQDNFEMIARVVGKPAEVRMIRFDKTVMPPGLKLCDYITYLNQF
- a CDS encoding DUF971 domain-containing protein, with amino-acid sequence MLQPKKFFRTPDGKLGVEWNDGTRGACSIRDLRCACPCALCVDEHTGVKTLDDSTVSNDIKLVKVQSVGRYAATLSFSDGHSSGIYPYDKLKDLTDLG
- a CDS encoding radical SAM protein, giving the protein MNDLLQKAIDGASSSDAKYRLTPAEGLKLLTETPWTEVVEAANKVRHIRLPGNKVGYTAFRIVNYTNVCEITCSFCSFCRPEKSPEAYVLSLDEIRQKTIEAKAKGADHIFLQGGVNKNIPLSYYTDVLQMLTQEMGVRVRGFSPVELVRIAEFNKISLDDLLEIFKQAGLSSVPGAGAEILSDRMRQFLSPKKLTAQQWCDTLAACHKKGLPGSANIVFGSMETPEEIIEHLEFVRKTQDKAVAANVSGFNSFVVWTFQPQTDKFPIRHVRGDEYLKLLALSRLYLDNVPHIEVSLLGMGLSLGELGLHAGADDINSIVIEENVLTNHGLTSIEAAEKFIQDAGFTPYRRSLNFD
- a CDS encoding ATP-binding cassette domain-containing protein, giving the protein MEFKRFEALIEKFPQVQIFSTEGEDLDRVITHFLNQREKVSTMSEAIQRKIQQALAPFFQQRFISLHDEEAPLVKNLLLNKKFFLQTDRYIDDMAWPETDPTKLDEALKIADLAAGILDRKLLSLSNGELRRVLLARMWMENPEWVYFNDLFGGLDPEYRAHLAGCVAELARSRGTGLKIAVRLAREDELLPEIPAFVYGDKTFTQYEGKLPEAAAQPKFTKKELKDYEVVRLNGMLDPSTSSLCDSAQDDMPKCHSERSEESSVEEAEVLFDLKNINVRFGETDVLKNLNWTVRKGEHWAVMGENGAGKSTLLGMLTADHPQIYNNDITLLGERPGHGLNIWDHKAKLGFFSPELALQYREDLSILEVLLTGFTPNLCKAANPTWEEKSKAREWLKYLGFEDVNQNIRTLSPIDKRLVLMARAAIRPPKVLLLDEPSQGLKGEYREKIFHLLQLLSTETTIILVSHYEEEWPPCMTHLLRMPKFSLG
- a CDS encoding RNA polymerase sigma factor RpoD/SigA — protein: MSDANEALYFRDLNRFPTLTPQEESALLSIIKTGATEEIRKSALQRLIRGNLRFVVSVARKYQGRGLSLLDLINEGNLGLFKAAKRFDMDKDVKFISYAVWWIRQSIQKALFEQVGAVRIPPNKLALVNRFKRALMQNDGDYERTIAMDEFSPYEKDIVEVMEKIVDISLDAPIGDSASVSSSSESVSTLMDVLGSDGNQNEDLEREERKKLIQETLSSLPQREEEILRMFYGLDTVEDTTLKDIGEDLKLSRERVRQIKNKTLRRLQKSKEHKEKLADFLDT
- a CDS encoding Mrp/NBP35 family ATP-binding protein — translated: MQLNEQTILKALCAVQDPDLHRNIVELDFVQNLKIEGDKVSFDLRLTTPTCPIRDQFKDQCIAIVKSLGASEVNVTFTAKEGGSATGNSAAKAPQDSHIGEVSHVVAVASGKGGVGKSTVTANLAMALSLSGARVGILDADIYGPSMGLMFGIDKAPEVFEDNTIAPVEAKGGISIVSMCMFADSDKATIWRGPMVSQMIQHFIHHVRWGKLDYLLVDFPPGTGDIQLTLTQNCPMSGAVVVTTPQEVALADCRKGIAMFDNVGVPVIGVVENMSYFICDQCEKHHYIFRQGGGESIAKKWGVPLIGKVPLEPAVADCGDAGTPAVLKYPNSESAKVFMQVADSMVRTISVFDHENADTLKSYNYEFDQLPVENV